Proteins co-encoded in one Streptomyces sp. SLBN-31 genomic window:
- a CDS encoding phosphotriesterase, with translation MSSIRTVLGDVRPEELGVCDAHDHLFLRSPRLPGQELNDAAAARAELNAFRAAGGGTVVQWTPYGMGRRAADLPDLSRSSGVHVVCATGLHQAAHYSTQLLEELRGGLAEVFVAELTQGIGTSGVRAGLIKVAGGFHALDAHARWTMTAAAEAHHATGAAIAVHLEMGTGALDVLDLLCGRLGVEPHRVILGHLNRSPDPVVQRQAAEAGAYLAFDGPSLAHHATDWRMPQAVRALADAGFGHRLLLGGDTVVAGARSVDGGPGMPYLLRRVRPRLALELGEELTDRVLTENPGRAFAVRWR, from the coding sequence GTGAGTTCGATCCGTACGGTGCTGGGGGACGTACGTCCCGAGGAGCTGGGCGTGTGCGACGCGCACGACCATCTGTTCCTGCGCAGTCCCCGGTTGCCCGGCCAGGAGCTGAACGACGCGGCGGCCGCCCGGGCCGAGCTGAACGCGTTCCGGGCCGCCGGCGGCGGCACCGTGGTGCAGTGGACGCCGTACGGCATGGGCCGGCGGGCCGCGGACCTGCCCGACCTGTCCCGGTCCTCGGGGGTGCACGTGGTGTGCGCGACCGGTCTGCACCAAGCGGCGCACTACAGCACGCAGTTGCTGGAGGAGCTGCGTGGCGGGCTCGCCGAGGTGTTCGTCGCGGAGCTCACGCAGGGCATCGGCACCTCGGGGGTGCGGGCCGGGCTGATCAAGGTGGCGGGCGGCTTCCACGCGCTGGACGCGCACGCCCGCTGGACGATGACCGCGGCGGCCGAGGCCCATCACGCGACCGGGGCGGCGATCGCCGTGCACCTGGAGATGGGGACCGGGGCGCTGGACGTCCTCGACCTGCTGTGCGGCAGGCTCGGTGTGGAGCCGCACCGGGTGATCCTCGGGCACCTCAACCGTTCCCCCGACCCGGTCGTCCAGCGCCAGGCCGCCGAAGCCGGCGCCTATCTCGCCTTCGACGGCCCGTCCCTGGCCCACCACGCCACCGACTGGCGAATGCCGCAGGCCGTGCGGGCCTTGGCCGACGCCGGCTTCGGGCATCGGCTGCTGCTCGGCGGGGACACCGTGGTCGCCGGGGCCAGGTCGGTCGACGGCGGCCCCGGTATGCCGTATCTGCTGCGCAGGGTCCGGCCCCGGCTGGCGCTGGAGCTGGGCGAGGAGTTGACGGACCGCGTCCTGACGGAGAACCCCGGCCGGGCGTTCGCCGTACGGTGGCGCTGA
- a CDS encoding tautomerase family protein produces the protein MPFVRIDTLGTDTARLDALGRAVHEALVETIGIPPNDRFQVVTGHDGVHSTLRWDDYLGVPRDEGIVYVAITMRSGRTPERKRALYRRIAELAHAYAGTEPRNVFVSVTENESADWSLGHGLAQYTGTPPS, from the coding sequence ATGCCCTTCGTCCGTATCGACACGCTGGGGACCGACACGGCACGCCTGGACGCGCTCGGCCGGGCCGTGCACGAGGCGCTGGTGGAGACGATCGGCATCCCGCCGAACGACCGCTTCCAGGTCGTGACCGGCCACGACGGCGTGCACAGCACACTGCGCTGGGACGACTACCTCGGCGTCCCGCGCGACGAGGGCATCGTGTACGTCGCGATCACCATGCGGTCGGGGCGCACACCCGAACGGAAGCGGGCGCTGTACCGGCGGATCGCCGAACTGGCCCACGCCTACGCGGGGACGGAGCCGCGGAACGTGTTCGTCAGCGTGACCGAGAACGAGTCGGCCGACTGGTCGCTCGGTCACGGGCTCGCGCAGTACACCGGGACTCCCCCTTCCTGA
- a CDS encoding DUF4865 family protein, translating to MHAMQYELTLPADYDTNVIRDRVARVGHLLDDWEGLGFKTYLLRERGVDGSPVNQYAPFYLWNSMEGMNSFLWGGAFQGLSDDFGRPSVRQWSGLAYAEGAAASGAARIAVRRRRRVPDGVVLADVMAEATDEVARLAGEDGAVLAAAAVDTSRWELVHFSLWEHRAPKAEGDVFQVLHLSAPGRDDLSEGRQW from the coding sequence ATGCACGCCATGCAGTACGAGCTGACCCTCCCCGCCGACTACGACACGAACGTCATCCGCGACCGTGTCGCCCGGGTCGGGCATCTGCTGGACGACTGGGAGGGGCTCGGGTTCAAGACCTACCTGCTGCGCGAGCGCGGGGTGGACGGCTCACCGGTCAACCAGTACGCGCCGTTCTACCTGTGGAACAGCATGGAGGGCATGAACTCCTTCCTGTGGGGAGGGGCCTTCCAGGGGCTGAGCGACGACTTCGGGCGGCCGTCGGTGCGCCAGTGGTCGGGGCTCGCGTACGCGGAGGGGGCGGCCGCCTCGGGTGCGGCGCGCATCGCGGTGCGTCGCCGTCGGCGGGTGCCGGACGGTGTCGTACTGGCCGATGTGATGGCGGAGGCGACGGACGAGGTCGCTCGGCTGGCGGGCGAGGACGGGGCCGTGCTCGCGGCGGCCGCCGTGGACACCAGCCGCTGGGAGCTGGTGCACTTCTCGCTGTGGGAGCACCGGGCGCCCAAGGCGGAGGGGGACGTCTTCCAGGTGCTGCACCTGTCCGCTCCGGGGCGCGATGACCTGTCGGAGGGGCGGCAGTGGTGA
- a CDS encoding SMI1/KNR4 family protein, whose translation MIETTDDSRRFPPALADVAQVEFDYDDGEGVDFEPYGAFDSAEETTDWLRHWTGNHELDGDAYRVFGQDGTGGLVALWCVRPGRPLAEQPVVFFGSEGERGVVAANLSDFLWILADGLGPLEIVDFGQREGRPNPTLTALAERHATTRRRPAREIVDEAQAEFPSFSDDVDALCR comes from the coding sequence ATGATCGAGACAACGGACGACTCCCGTCGCTTCCCGCCGGCCCTGGCCGACGTGGCCCAGGTGGAGTTCGACTACGACGACGGCGAGGGCGTCGACTTCGAGCCGTACGGCGCCTTCGACTCCGCCGAGGAGACCACCGACTGGCTGCGCCACTGGACCGGCAACCACGAACTCGACGGCGACGCCTACCGGGTCTTCGGCCAGGACGGCACCGGCGGTCTCGTCGCCCTGTGGTGCGTGCGGCCCGGCCGGCCGCTCGCCGAGCAGCCCGTGGTGTTCTTCGGCTCCGAGGGGGAGCGGGGAGTGGTGGCGGCGAACCTGTCCGACTTCCTGTGGATCCTCGCCGACGGCCTCGGGCCCCTGGAGATCGTGGATTTCGGGCAGCGCGAGGGTCGGCCGAACCCGACACTGACCGCGCTCGCCGAGCGGCACGCCACCACTCGGCGCCGTCCCGCGCGGGAGATCGTGGACGAGGCGCAGGCCGAGTTCCCGTCGTTCTCCGACGACGTCGACGCCCTCTGCCGCTGA